The genomic region CAATGGACAGAGCGGGACGAGAAGGCGTGGGACCGTGCGCTCCGAGAGGGGGAGGGCTCGGTGCTCACCGCGCTCCGACGCAGCCTGCCCGCGCGCCTCGCCGAAGCGCTCCTCGAGGATGTTCGGGTCGACGGCACGACGCCGCTCTCCCAGCTATCCCGCGATGAACGCCTCCGCGTTGTGGAAGCGCTAACTCACCACCGCCTCCCTTGGACCGGCGACGAGGGATACAAGCGCGCCGAGGTCACCGGCGGCGGGGTCGCGCTCAACGAGATCGATCCGCGCACGCTCGAAAGCCGGCTCCACCCTGGTCTTTACCTCTGTGGCGAGATCCTGGACGCGTTCGGCCCCATCGGCGGCTATAACTTCGCTTGGGCGTTCTCGACCGGCCGCGCCGCGGGCCTCGGGGCGGCACGGCCGCCGGGAGGCGACTCATGACCGCTCACGTCTTGAGCATCCAGACGCCCCACGTAACTCGCCCAGCTTTCTGGTCCGTCAATGGACGGCCCGTCATCTTGAGGGTCAGCTTGACCTGGCCGTGGTGGTAGCCCTCGTGCCAGATCATGTGCTGAAGGAAAAGGATCGGGTGGTCGTAGTGCAGGATCATTGCCTGACCTGCTCGCCCACCCACTCCTTCTCGGGTAGCTCTCTGGCGAACTCAGGGGCATCCCCCGAGATGAACACCAGTCGCACAGAGATCTCGGCCACGAACGCCGCGACGTGCTCCGCGTGATCGGGCGGAATCTTTGCAAAGACGCCCGAGAGCGTCGCGTCATGCGGGACCTTGGAATAGAATCCTCACCTCGCCGGCGTAGGCACCAGCCTTGCACCTTCGTGCGCCTCGCGCGCTAACCTTGCGAGGCAAATAAAGTGGAGCAGCATTGATACCGGCACCGCGAAGGTCGGTACCAGGATCATCGGATACACGCCCATCGCGGCGGCTGCCGGAACCCGCGAGGCACTCAAGAGGCTAGCGAGAAACCCGGTCCCCATCCCCACCGCTACGAACAGATCGAGCACCCCAACCACGTTCCAAGAAATGGCGATCGGACGCGCGCCCGGGACACTCCGCGCGAGCGCCAGCGCTACGAGTGGCGCCGCGAGGCCGATCGCAACGTCCCCCCATCCGGCCGGCAGCGCGAAGTGCGCCGGGAGCTGTCCCTGGATAAGGAGGATCACGAAAACCACCCCGATGGCCCTGTATACCTGCACTCCGTGCAGGGTCGGTAGGGGCACGGCCGAGATCACGCGACGCAGCGACGAGGAGCGCCAGATGGCCAGAAGGGCGAACGCCATTGGCACCGCGTCGAGGATCGGGATGATGGGCGTGAGCAAGAAAGGGTCCCGATGAAGTATTGACGCAGGTCGTGGGGCGAGCAGCAGAGCCGCCCCAAACCACGCGCCGAGGAAGAGTCCGGAGCCCGTCCGGACCGCGCGCTGGGAGGCAGACGAAAGGTCGCTCCGCCCCGTCGCGGAGGAGACGATTCTCCACACGATAACGGCGACCGCGAGGTTCGTCGCGATCACGACGAAGGTGATGTACCAAGGAATGGTGGGAATCATGGCTGCGCTCCTTTCATGTGTAGATACAACTGTTGCGGGCAAAAAAACACTCTGCCCTCTAGATTCCGGCCCCGCGCCGGGCGCGCGTGACTGTCGGCCTTGTCCGCGGCGCCCCAGCGATCACCGCCATCTCCCCGAGCATGGCCTTCAGGCGCTTTTCACCCACCCGTGCGCTCAGCTCCGCCTGGGCGCGCTCCCAAGCCGGCGTCGACCTTTCGAACACCTTTCTGCCGGCCGAGGTGATTCGCCAGTACCGCTCACGCCGATCGCTGCCCGTCGAGCACTCAAGCCACCCCTCGTTCTCGAGAGGCCGCAATGTCCGGCTCAGCGTCGTGATATCCAGGGCGAGAAATTCGCCCAGCTGCCCCTGCGTCATCTCTCCTGCCAAACGCATGACCTGGAGCAGCGTGAACTGGGCAGTGTTTAGCCCAAGCGGCCGAAGCTCCCGGTCATACGCCTGCGTAATGGCGCGGCTGGCACGACGCAAGCTCGCGCACGCACAAGGGAGAACCGGGAGCCCCTTCATCCGTTCCATCTCTTCCATACCTCCAGTATATGCAGATGCAACTATCAGGTGAAGGGATTCCTATAATGGGGTACCAGAGGGTCGGGAACGACAAACTACGGGGCTCGGGCGCTGACCACCGGCACGAACCACACGGCGTAGCCGCGCGGGTCGCGGATGTTGGCGATCATCTGGTCGAAGTACGCCTTCGCCTCCTCCCGCTTGAACCGGGTGAACTCGGCGACCACCTCCACGTAGCCGTCCCGCCACGCCTCTATGATCGCGGCGAACGTCTCGCGCGGCACGCGGATCGTGTCGACCACGACGTAATCGATCGAAATATCTTTAAGTCCCAGATCCATGAGAATCCCGAACACGTGGCGCCCGATAAATAGATCCGTCTCGGTCGCCTCGCCGAATCGCGCCGGCGCCTCGTGCCAGAAATCGCGCGGATCCAACTTCCGGCGCTCGAAGTGGAGCATCCCGTAGTCCTCGGGAAT from Candidatus Eisenbacteria bacterium harbors:
- a CDS encoding winged helix-turn-helix transcriptional regulator gives rise to the protein MEEMERMKGLPVLPCACASLRRASRAITQAYDRELRPLGLNTAQFTLLQVMRLAGEMTQGQLGEFLALDITTLSRTLRPLENEGWLECSTGSDRRERYWRITSAGRKVFERSTPAWERAQAELSARVGEKRLKAMLGEMAVIAGAPRTRPTVTRARRGAGI